Sequence from the Fusobacterium sp. JB019 genome:
TCTATTTCATAATTAAATCCAAAAATTCCTTTATAGAATTTATCGATTAATTCAGTTACTCCTATAATTTCATCTTCAATTTGATCTGGAGTCATATAAATATGAGCATCATCTTGAGTGAAAGCTCTAACTCTCATAAGTCCGTGTAATGCTCCTGAAAATTCATGTCTATGAACATGTCCTAATTCTCCAACTCTTTCTGGTAAATCTTTATAAGAATGTATTTTATTTTTATAAACTAAAACTCCACCTGGACAGTTCATTGGTTTTATTGCAAAATCTGTCTCATCTATAGAAGTTGTATACATATTTTCTTTATAATTGAACCAGTGTCCTGAAGTTTCCCATAATTCTCTATTTAACATTGTTGGAGTTTGAACTTCAACATATCCTGCTTTTTTATGTTCTCTTCTCCATAAATCAATTAAAGTATTTTTTAAACACATACCTTTAGGCATGAATATAGGGAACCCTGGTCCATATTCACTTACAAAGAATAATTCTAATTCTTTTCCTAATTTTCTATGATCTCTTTTTTCTGCTTCTTCTAAGAATTTTAAATAATCTTTTAATCTTTCTTTATTTCCAAAAGCTAATCCATAAATTCTTTGAAGCATTTTATTATTAGAGTTTCCTCTCCAGTAAGCTCCTGCAACTGATTTTAATTTAAATGCTTTTATATAAGAAGTAGATGGCACATGTGGTCCTCTACATAAATCCATAAATTTACCTTGTTTGTAGAAAGAAAGCATTTCTCCCTTAGCTATTTCTTTGATTATTTCAACTTTATATTCTTCACCTAGTTCTTCAAAATGTTTAATAGCATCATCTCTAGACATTTCAATTCTTTCAATTTTAACATCTTCCTTAGCTATTTTTTTCATTTCCGCTTCTATTTTTTCTAAATCTTCAGGAGTAAATTGCTCTTCAGAATCAAAATCATAATAGAATCCATTTTCTATTGCTGGTCCTATTGCAACTTTTGTTCCAGGGAATAATCTTATTACAGCTTGAGCCATCATATGAGCCGCTGAATGTCTAATTACTTTTTCTCCCTCTTCATCGTTTATAGTTATAAATTCAACCTTTGCATCATGATCTAAAACATAAGACATGTCTTTCATTTCTCCATCAATCTTTGCTGCAACTGATTTTTTAACAAGAGAGTTACTAATTGATTTAGCAACTACAAACATGTTTTGTGCTCCTTCAAATTCTTTTATACTTCCGTCCATTAATTCTACTTTCATAATTCATCTCCTATATTATTCATCAATTTTTATTCCACTAAATAAGCTTAAGTCAGGAGAAACATTTTTATTACTACCTCCATTTCCTCCAATACCAAATATTGTATTGTCAGGGAATGTAAGAAGTGTAAATTGTAATGCTGTTTTCCATTCATAGTCATGAGTTGATGTACTGTAATCTCTTATATAAGCTATTGACCACTCATAATATCCCATTTCTTTTCCTATTTTGATTCCTGCTTCATCTAAGAAACTTTCTCTTGAATCAATTTCATCATAAAATTGAATATATGTTTTTAAATTCCATCCTTCACTTGGTTTTCCTAAAGCTGTATGGAAACTAAGTTCATGTTCTTTTTCTGATGTCTTCCATCCTGTTTTATTTGCAGGGTCATAATAATTAGCTTTTTCTGAATAAGTATAACCAAATCCTGTTCTATTTCTAGAATAAAAAGCTCCTATTTTAAATTCTTTTAAAGAATCTAAATAATCACTTGTCTCATCATATCTATCCTTACTTCTTTCTAAAGATAAATTTAAACTTAAAGCTTGTTTTAAATTCCCATTATAATTAACTCTATTATCAATAGATCTTCCCAAATCAAAGGAAGTCCCATCTCTTCTATCTATAATTTCTTTTATTTTCATTAAATCAGAAGAAGTTATATCATTTTCTTTTTTCCCAAATTCTTTACTTGCATATTCTCTTAAGTCTGAATCAGAAACTCTTTTATCTTTAAAACTATAATTTAAGCTTATTACATCTGTATTATATTGAGTGTTATAATCTGATTCCCCAGCCTTTATATAATTTTCTCTATAATCTTCATATGTAACCTTATAAGAGTATTCTACTTCTTTTCCCTTTATATATGCTACTGAATAAATTTTATTATTTATATCAAGTAATTCTTTAGAATTATCTAAGTAAGCTCCATTATCTTTAGCTTCTGTATATTCAAGATTTAATTTACTATCTGTAAAGTTATAAGTATAACCATAAGTATCTGCACTCATATCTTCATCAAATAATTTAGTTTCTCCTATATCAAATAATTTTGCTTCAATATTTTCATTTTTATAATAAAATTCATTATTTCCTGCAAAGAATCTAGCTCCATAATCTTCTAAATTTAAATCATTATAATTTTCACCTTCTACATTTTTATTAACATATCTTTTATCTATGTTATAGTATGTAGTCACTGCTTTCTTCCCGTTATATAAGAAGTTTAATTCATTATTCAATGTTCTTCTATCTTTATTTCCATCTCTTGCCTTATCCTTTTCAGTATAAGCAACTTTATATTGAATATCTGTATTTCCTAGACTAAAATTGATTTTATCATTGTATTTAATCTCTTTATTTTTATTTATTAATCTTCTAACTTTATCTCCCTCATTTCCTGAGAAATCATAATCAACAAAGGAAATCTTAAATTCATTATTTAAGTTGTCATTTAAATTAATTCTATGAGTTAACCCTGTACTAAATCTATTCACTTCATCATCTGAATTCTTATATTGATCTTGTCTTACATTTCCGTAAATATCAACTTCTCCTAAGTCACCTAAAGAAACTTTATTCTTAGCTAATCCTAATTCATAGAATTTAGATTCATTTTTGTAAGTTTTTACAATATTATTTGAACCTTCTCTAGTTTCTATAGTTTCTTTAGAATTTCCTCCAGCTACAGTAAAATCAAAAATCCCTGTATAGAATGTGGTATAAACTCTATTTTCTTCTTTTTTGTTATATACAATGTTTTCAAATCTATTATACTGACTTAGTCTACTATCAGTTGAGAAAACATCTTTTCTAAGTGGATCATTTTCTAAGTCTAATTTTTTTTCGTTAAAATCATAATTATAACCTACTTTAAAAGATGTGCCCGTGGTCAGTTTATGCTCCCCAAATTCAGCTCCAAATTTTCTACTGTCATTAATTTCATATTTAGATACCGTCCATGGAGTATAATCGAAATCTAAATTATATTTATCTGTAGTTTTTAACGTGCTTAAATTAGGATTCCTTTCCCAAGCTTTTAAGCTTCTAAATTCATCCCCATTTTTTTCATCATAATTAATTGCCACTTTATTTTTTTTATCCTTAAATAAGAACCCAAAATCTTCTCTTTTAGATTGTAAATCTTCTTTATTACTT
This genomic interval carries:
- the thrS gene encoding threonine--tRNA ligase, with translation MKVELMDGSIKEFEGAQNMFVVAKSISNSLVKKSVAAKIDGEMKDMSYVLDHDAKVEFITINDEEGEKVIRHSAAHMMAQAVIRLFPGTKVAIGPAIENGFYYDFDSEEQFTPEDLEKIEAEMKKIAKEDVKIERIEMSRDDAIKHFEELGEEYKVEIIKEIAKGEMLSFYKQGKFMDLCRGPHVPSTSYIKAFKLKSVAGAYWRGNSNNKMLQRIYGLAFGNKERLKDYLKFLEEAEKRDHRKLGKELELFFVSEYGPGFPIFMPKGMCLKNTLIDLWRREHKKAGYVEVQTPTMLNRELWETSGHWFNYKENMYTTSIDETDFAIKPMNCPGGVLVYKNKIHSYKDLPERVGELGHVHRHEFSGALHGLMRVRAFTQDDAHIYMTPDQIEDEIIGVTELIDKFYKGIFGFNYEIELSTKPEKAIGSQEIWDRAEAALEGALKKMGRKYEVNAGDGAFYGPKLDFKIKDAIGRTWQCGTIQLDFNLPERFDMNYIGEDGEKHRPVMIHRVIYGSMERFMGILIEHYAGAFPMWLAPTQVKILTLNDEVVPYAKEVMAELAKRDIRVELDDRAESIGYKIREANGKYKVPMQIIIGKSEAEGKTVNIRKFGEKEQNSMELNEFLNYAVEEAKLKIEK